A single Oryctolagus cuniculus chromosome 18, mOryCun1.1, whole genome shotgun sequence DNA region contains:
- the CNFN gene encoding cornifelin isoform X1, with product MQFEMHDNVKGKAMSYPVTSQPQCASTCYQTQLSDWHTGLTDCCNDMPVCLCGTFAPLCLACRISDDFGECCCAPYLPGGLHSLRTGMRERYRIQGSVGRDWAALTFCLPCALCQMARELKIRE from the exons ATGCAGTTTGAGATGCACGACAACGTGAAAGGCAAAG CCATGTCCTACCCGGTGACcagccagccacagtgcgccagcacCTGCTACCAGACCCAACTCAGTGACTGGCACACGGGGCTCACCGACTGCTGCAACGATATGCCCGTCT GTCTGTGTGGCACCTTCGCGCCGCTGTGCCTCGCCTGTCGCATCTCCGACGACTTCGGCGAGTGCTGCTGCGCGCCCTACCTGCCCGGGGGCCTGCACTCGCTGCGCACCGGCATGCGCGAGCGCTACCGCATCCAG GGCTCCGTCGGGCGCGACTGGGCGGCCCTCACCTTCTGTCTGCCCTGCGCCCTCTGTCAGATGGCGCGGGAACTGAAGATCCGAGAGTAA
- the LIPE gene encoding hormone-sensitive lipase isoform X4, with product MDLRTMTQSLVTLAEDNMAFFSSQGPGETARRLSSVFAGVREQALGLEPALGRLLGVAHLFDLDAETPANGFRSLVHTARCCLAHLLHKSRYVASNRRSIFFRTSHNLAELEAYLAALTQLRALAYYAQRLLATNRPGGLFFEGDERLTADFLREYVTLHKGCFYGRCLGFQFTPAIRPFLQTISIGLVSFGEHYKRNETGLSVTASSLFTSGRFAIDPELRGAEFERIIQNLDVHFWKAFWNITEIEVLSSLANMTSANVRVSRLISLPPEAFNMPLTSDPKLTVTISPPLAHTGPGPVLVRLISYDLREGQDSEELNILAKSEGPRSLELRPRSQQAPRSRSLVVHIHGGGFVAQTSKSHEPYLKSWAQELGVPILSIDYSLAPEAPFPRALEECFYAYCWAVKHCALLGSTGERICLAGDSAGGNLCFTVSLRAAAYGVRVPDGIMAAYPATLLQSAASPSRLLSLMDPLLPLSVLSKCVSAYAGAQTEDHSNSDQKALGMMGLMRRDTALLLKDLRLGASSWLNSFLELSGRKAKSSAPMSEPMRRSVSEAALAQPEGPLGTDSLKSLTLKDLSVKGSSEATDTPEMSLSAETLGPSSASDVNFFLRPEDSVEEAEAREERGAKDRGQGVRAAFPEGFHPRISSQGATHMPLFSSPIVKNPFMSPLLAPDNMLKTLPPVHIVACALDPMLDDSVMFARRLRCLGQPVTLRVVEDLPHGFLSLAALCRETREATELCVERIRLVLTHPAPAAPPPPL from the exons ATGGACCTGCGCACGATGACCCAGTCGCTGGTGACCCTGGCAGAAGACAATATGGCATTCTTCtccagccagggccctggggagacAGCACGACGCCTGTCCAGCGTCTTTGCCGGTGTGCGGGAACAGGCACTGGGGCTGGAGCCGGCCCTGGGCCGCCTGCTCGGCGTGGCGCACCTCTTTGACCTGGACGCAGAGACACCAGCCAATGGGTTCCGCAGCCTGGTGCACACAGCCCGCTGCTGCCTGGCGCACCTGCTACACAAATCCCGCTACGTGGCTTCCAACCGCCGCAGCATCTTCTTCCGCACCAGCCACAATCTGGCTGAGCTGGAGGCCTACCTGGCTGCCCTCACCCAGCTCCGCGCTCTGGCCTACTACGCCCAGCGCCTGCTGGCCACCAACCGGCCAGGAGGGCTCTTCTTTGAGGGTGACGAGAGGCTGACTGCTGATTTCCTGAGGGAGTATGTGACGCTGCACAAGGGCTGCTTCTACGGCCGCTGCCTGGGCTTCCAA TTCACGCCCGCCATCCGGCCCTTCCTGCAGACCATCTCCATCGGGCTGGTGTCCTTCGGGGAGCACTACAAGCGCAACGAGACGGGTCTCA GTGTGACCGCCAGCTCCCTCTTCACCAGCGGCCGCTTCGCCATCGACCCAGAGCTGCGTGGGGCCGAGTTTGAGCGGATCATACAGAACCTGGACGTGCACTTCTGGAAAGCCTTCTGGAACATCACGGAGATTGAAGTACTCTCG TCTCTGGCCAACATGACGTCGGCTAACGTGAGGGTGAGCCGACTGATCAGCCTGCCGCCCGAGGCCTTTAACATGCCGCTGACCTCCGACCCCAAGCTCACAGTCACCATCTCGCCACCCTTGGCCCACACGGGCCCTGGGCCCGTCCTCGTCAGGCTCATCTCCTACGACCTGCGTGAAGGACAG GACAGCGAGGAACTCAACATCCTGGCCAAGTCCGAGGGCCCGCGGAGCCTGGAGCTGCGGCCCCGCAGCCAGCAGGCACCCCGCTCCCGGTCGCTGGTGGTGCATATCCACGGCGGCGGCTTCGTGGCCCAGACCTCCAAATCCCACGAGCCCTACCTCAAGAGCTGGGCCCAAGAGCTGGGCGTCCCCATCCTCTCCATTGACTACTCCCTGGCCCCCGAGGCCCCCTTCCCGCGCGCGCTGGAGGAGTGCTTCTACGCCTACTGCTGGGCCGTCAAGCACTGTGCCCTCCTTG GCTCAACAGGAGAGCGGATTTGCCTTGCGGGAGACAGCGCCGGCGGCAACCTCTGCTTCACCGTGTCCCTTCGGGCTGCAGCCTATGGCGTGCGGGTGCCAGATGGCATCATGGCAGCCTACCCGGCCACACTGCTGCAGTCGGCCGCCTCTCCCTCCCGGCTGCTGAGCCTCATGGACCCCCTGCTGCCGCTCAGCGTGCTCTCCAAGTGTGTCAGCGCCTACGCAG GTGCACAGACAGAAGACCACTCCAACTCAGACCAGAAGGCACTGGGCATGATGGGACTCATGCGGCGGGACACAGCCCTGCTCCTCAAAGACCTCCGCCTGGGCGCCTCCTCGTGGCTCAACTCCTTCCTGGAGCTGAGCGGAcgcaaagccaagagctcagcACCAATGTCAG AGCCAATGCGCCGCAGTGTGTCCGAAGCAGCGCTGGCCCAGCCCGAGGGCCCACTGGGCACAGACTCCCTCAAGAGCCTGACACTGAAGGACCTGAGCGTGAAGGGCAGCTCCGAGGCCACCGACACCCCCGAGATGTCACTGTCGGCCGAGACACTGGGCCCCTCCTCGGCCTCCGACGTCAACTTCTTCTTGCGGCCTGAGGACAGTGTCGAAGAGGCGGAGGCCAGGGAGGAGCGCGGCGCCAAGGACAGAGGCCAGGGCGTCAGGGCCGCCTTCCCTGAGGGCTTCCACCCACGCATCTCCAGCCAGGGGGCCACCCACATGCCCTTGTTCTCCTCGCCCATCGTCAAGAACCCCTTCATGTCCCCGCTGCTGGCACCCGACAACATGCTGAAGACCCTGCCACCCGTGCACATTGTG GCCTGCGCGCTGGACCCCATGCTGGACGACTCGGTCATGTTCGCGCGGCGGCTGCGCTGCCTGGGCCAGCCGGTGACGCTGCGCGTGGTGGAGGACCTGCCCCACGGCTTCCTGAGCCTGGCCGCGCTGTGCCGCGAGACCCGCGAGGCCACCGAGCTGTGCGTGGAGCGCATCCGCCTCGTGCTCACCCaccccgcgcccgccgcgccgccgccgccgctctgA
- the CNFN gene encoding cornifelin isoform X2: MSYPVTSQPQCASTCYQTQLSDWHTGLTDCCNDMPVCLCGTFAPLCLACRISDDFGECCCAPYLPGGLHSLRTGMRERYRIQGSVGRDWAALTFCLPCALCQMARELKIRE; the protein is encoded by the exons ATGTCCTACCCGGTGACcagccagccacagtgcgccagcacCTGCTACCAGACCCAACTCAGTGACTGGCACACGGGGCTCACCGACTGCTGCAACGATATGCCCGTCT GTCTGTGTGGCACCTTCGCGCCGCTGTGCCTCGCCTGTCGCATCTCCGACGACTTCGGCGAGTGCTGCTGCGCGCCCTACCTGCCCGGGGGCCTGCACTCGCTGCGCACCGGCATGCGCGAGCGCTACCGCATCCAG GGCTCCGTCGGGCGCGACTGGGCGGCCCTCACCTTCTGTCTGCCCTGCGCCCTCTGTCAGATGGCGCGGGAACTGAAGATCCGAGAGTAA
- the LIPE gene encoding hormone-sensitive lipase isoform X3, translating to MESAGGTGPAGADGAQASKRAKEGSRIRSRRLWRRGKAKASRLVHSMDLRTMTQSLVTLAEDNMAFFSSQGPGETARRLSSVFAGVREQALGLEPALGRLLGVAHLFDLDAETPANGFRSLVHTARCCLAHLLHKSRYVASNRRSIFFRTSHNLAELEAYLAALTQLRALAYYAQRLLATNRPGGLFFEGDERLTADFLREYVTLHKGCFYGRCLGFQFTPAIRPFLQTISIGLVSFGEHYKRNETGLSVTASSLFTSGRFAIDPELRGAEFERIIQNLDVHFWKAFWNITEIEVLSSLANMTSANVRVSRLISLPPEAFNMPLTSDPKLTVTISPPLAHTGPGPVLVRLISYDLREGQDSEELNILAKSEGPRSLELRPRSQQAPRSRSLVVHIHGGGFVAQTSKSHEPYLKSWAQELGVPILSIDYSLAPEAPFPRALEECFYAYCWAVKHCALLGSTGERICLAGDSAGGNLCFTVSLRAAAYGVRVPDGIMAAYPATLLQSAASPSRLLSLMDPLLPLSVLSKCVSAYAGAQTEDHSNSDQKALGMMGLMRRDTALLLKDLRLGASSWLNSFLELSGRKAKSSAPMSEPMRRSVSEAALAQPEGPLGTDSLKSLTLKDLSVKGSSEATDTPEMSLSAETLGPSSASDVNFFLRPEDSVEEAEAREERGAKDRGQGVRAAFPEGFHPRISSQGATHMPLFSSPIVKNPFMSPLLAPDNMLKTLPPVHIVACALDPMLDDSVMFARRLRCLGQPVTLRVVEDLPHGFLSLAALCRETREATELCVERIRLVLTHPAPAAPPPPL from the exons CCTCAAGGCTTGTACACAGCATGGACCTGCGCACGATGACCCAGTCGCTGGTGACCCTGGCAGAAGACAATATGGCATTCTTCtccagccagggccctggggagacAGCACGACGCCTGTCCAGCGTCTTTGCCGGTGTGCGGGAACAGGCACTGGGGCTGGAGCCGGCCCTGGGCCGCCTGCTCGGCGTGGCGCACCTCTTTGACCTGGACGCAGAGACACCAGCCAATGGGTTCCGCAGCCTGGTGCACACAGCCCGCTGCTGCCTGGCGCACCTGCTACACAAATCCCGCTACGTGGCTTCCAACCGCCGCAGCATCTTCTTCCGCACCAGCCACAATCTGGCTGAGCTGGAGGCCTACCTGGCTGCCCTCACCCAGCTCCGCGCTCTGGCCTACTACGCCCAGCGCCTGCTGGCCACCAACCGGCCAGGAGGGCTCTTCTTTGAGGGTGACGAGAGGCTGACTGCTGATTTCCTGAGGGAGTATGTGACGCTGCACAAGGGCTGCTTCTACGGCCGCTGCCTGGGCTTCCAA TTCACGCCCGCCATCCGGCCCTTCCTGCAGACCATCTCCATCGGGCTGGTGTCCTTCGGGGAGCACTACAAGCGCAACGAGACGGGTCTCA GTGTGACCGCCAGCTCCCTCTTCACCAGCGGCCGCTTCGCCATCGACCCAGAGCTGCGTGGGGCCGAGTTTGAGCGGATCATACAGAACCTGGACGTGCACTTCTGGAAAGCCTTCTGGAACATCACGGAGATTGAAGTACTCTCG TCTCTGGCCAACATGACGTCGGCTAACGTGAGGGTGAGCCGACTGATCAGCCTGCCGCCCGAGGCCTTTAACATGCCGCTGACCTCCGACCCCAAGCTCACAGTCACCATCTCGCCACCCTTGGCCCACACGGGCCCTGGGCCCGTCCTCGTCAGGCTCATCTCCTACGACCTGCGTGAAGGACAG GACAGCGAGGAACTCAACATCCTGGCCAAGTCCGAGGGCCCGCGGAGCCTGGAGCTGCGGCCCCGCAGCCAGCAGGCACCCCGCTCCCGGTCGCTGGTGGTGCATATCCACGGCGGCGGCTTCGTGGCCCAGACCTCCAAATCCCACGAGCCCTACCTCAAGAGCTGGGCCCAAGAGCTGGGCGTCCCCATCCTCTCCATTGACTACTCCCTGGCCCCCGAGGCCCCCTTCCCGCGCGCGCTGGAGGAGTGCTTCTACGCCTACTGCTGGGCCGTCAAGCACTGTGCCCTCCTTG GCTCAACAGGAGAGCGGATTTGCCTTGCGGGAGACAGCGCCGGCGGCAACCTCTGCTTCACCGTGTCCCTTCGGGCTGCAGCCTATGGCGTGCGGGTGCCAGATGGCATCATGGCAGCCTACCCGGCCACACTGCTGCAGTCGGCCGCCTCTCCCTCCCGGCTGCTGAGCCTCATGGACCCCCTGCTGCCGCTCAGCGTGCTCTCCAAGTGTGTCAGCGCCTACGCAG GTGCACAGACAGAAGACCACTCCAACTCAGACCAGAAGGCACTGGGCATGATGGGACTCATGCGGCGGGACACAGCCCTGCTCCTCAAAGACCTCCGCCTGGGCGCCTCCTCGTGGCTCAACTCCTTCCTGGAGCTGAGCGGAcgcaaagccaagagctcagcACCAATGTCAG AGCCAATGCGCCGCAGTGTGTCCGAAGCAGCGCTGGCCCAGCCCGAGGGCCCACTGGGCACAGACTCCCTCAAGAGCCTGACACTGAAGGACCTGAGCGTGAAGGGCAGCTCCGAGGCCACCGACACCCCCGAGATGTCACTGTCGGCCGAGACACTGGGCCCCTCCTCGGCCTCCGACGTCAACTTCTTCTTGCGGCCTGAGGACAGTGTCGAAGAGGCGGAGGCCAGGGAGGAGCGCGGCGCCAAGGACAGAGGCCAGGGCGTCAGGGCCGCCTTCCCTGAGGGCTTCCACCCACGCATCTCCAGCCAGGGGGCCACCCACATGCCCTTGTTCTCCTCGCCCATCGTCAAGAACCCCTTCATGTCCCCGCTGCTGGCACCCGACAACATGCTGAAGACCCTGCCACCCGTGCACATTGTG GCCTGCGCGCTGGACCCCATGCTGGACGACTCGGTCATGTTCGCGCGGCGGCTGCGCTGCCTGGGCCAGCCGGTGACGCTGCGCGTGGTGGAGGACCTGCCCCACGGCTTCCTGAGCCTGGCCGCGCTGTGCCGCGAGACCCGCGAGGCCACCGAGCTGTGCGTGGAGCGCATCCGCCTCGTGCTCACCCaccccgcgcccgccgcgccgccgccgccgctctgA